The following are from one region of the Actinoplanes sp. L3-i22 genome:
- a CDS encoding Ig-like domain-containing protein encodes MENYRVRSAGLSVPAGKGRRRVRATLVALLAGSLLFTAACSGSKSPSWQGGSNNAGTAESPSPQPTLSTVAVTSPAAAATGIEAWSDVKYTSDDPENTTVKVTDSQGAEVKGTVDKDEKVWHPAESMDWGSKYTVTVSTPPADGKGNETTSDFTVMKKPANLVRVTSFLGDKQVVGVGMPLIIKFGRSVPEKYRAEVERKMTVTSSPAQEGTWGWISPTEVHFRPKTYWQANTKIDYKVQLKGVKMGDGWYGKSDLTVDMKIGRSLIMTVDNKTKKMTVKKDGAVIKTLPVSLGKASTPSSSGTMVVIEKKEHTVFDTTDTDPTGGYKTNIDFAQRITWSGQFIHAAPWSEGQQGKRNVSHGCVNVSEAMGKWLFGQTMMGDVITVSGTEEKLKNGNGWTDWNVSYDTFKKTSAIS; translated from the coding sequence ATGGAGAACTATCGAGTTCGGTCGGCCGGGCTGAGTGTGCCGGCAGGCAAGGGTCGCCGACGGGTGCGGGCAACACTGGTCGCGCTGCTGGCGGGCAGCTTGCTGTTCACCGCCGCGTGCAGTGGCAGCAAGTCGCCGAGCTGGCAGGGCGGCAGCAACAACGCCGGCACCGCCGAATCTCCGTCGCCCCAGCCGACGCTGAGCACCGTCGCGGTGACCTCGCCGGCGGCCGCCGCCACCGGCATCGAGGCCTGGTCGGACGTCAAGTACACGAGCGACGACCCGGAGAACACCACCGTCAAGGTGACCGACTCCCAGGGCGCCGAGGTCAAGGGCACCGTCGACAAGGACGAGAAGGTCTGGCACCCGGCCGAGTCGATGGACTGGGGCTCGAAGTACACGGTCACCGTCAGCACCCCGCCGGCCGACGGCAAGGGCAACGAGACCACCAGCGACTTCACCGTGATGAAGAAGCCGGCGAACCTGGTGCGCGTCACCAGCTTCCTCGGTGACAAGCAGGTGGTGGGCGTCGGCATGCCGCTGATCATCAAGTTCGGCCGCTCCGTCCCGGAGAAGTACCGGGCCGAGGTCGAGCGCAAGATGACCGTCACCTCGTCGCCGGCGCAGGAGGGCACCTGGGGCTGGATCAGCCCGACCGAGGTGCACTTCCGTCCGAAGACGTACTGGCAGGCCAACACCAAGATCGACTACAAGGTGCAGCTCAAGGGCGTCAAAATGGGCGACGGGTGGTACGGCAAGTCCGACCTCACCGTCGACATGAAGATCGGCCGCTCGCTGATCATGACGGTCGACAACAAGACCAAGAAGATGACGGTCAAGAAGGACGGCGCGGTCATCAAGACGCTGCCGGTGAGCCTCGGCAAGGCAAGCACGCCGTCGTCCAGCGGCACCATGGTGGTGATCGAGAAGAAGGAGCACACCGTCTTCGACACCACCGACACCGACCCGACCGGCGGCTACAAGACCAACATCGACTTCGCCCAGCGGATCACCTGGAGCGGCCAGTTCATCCACGCCGCCCCGTGGTCCGAGGGCCAGCAGGGCAAGCGCAACGTCTCGCACGGCTGCGTCAACGTCTCCGAGGCGATGGGCAAGTGGCTCTTCGGCCAGACCATGATGGGCGATGTGATCACGGTCTCCGGCACCGAGGAGAAGCTGAAGAACGGCAACGGCTGGACCGACTGGAACGTCAGCTACGACACGTTCAAGAAGACCAGCGCGATCTCCTGA
- a CDS encoding Ig-like domain-containing protein, producing the protein MVDFRRNVAILLALAVTVPLAACSGDAKPALSDPALAASAGPAAGPSSSAQPESTTAAGPATLSITPAAGKKNVPVSTEIGLEVGNGKVTSVKLTDAKGKAVAGKLRDDNSSWVPGKTLATKQTYTAEVTATADNGATTTSKTTFTTMGAPGRRTGTGLYLFDDHTYGVAMPVVVEFSPGIKKADRAAVQKRMFVETTPAQPGTWSWTSSGTAAFYRAPEYWSTGTTIKVRIAVGGLPTGKGIYGDKDRSATSKIGRKFEMKVDNKTKKMTVLQAGKVVKTMPVSLGKASTPSSSGAMVVMEKKAQTVFDTTDTDGASGYRTNIQYAQRLTWSGQYIHSAPWSTGAQGRTNVSHGCVNVSPSNARWLFDKTLVGDPVTVKGTGDKLDYGNGWTPWDVSWKKFAEGSALPVPADLG; encoded by the coding sequence ATGGTTGACTTCCGCCGCAATGTGGCGATACTGCTCGCGCTCGCGGTGACCGTGCCGCTGGCCGCGTGCAGCGGCGACGCGAAGCCGGCCCTCAGCGACCCGGCCCTGGCCGCGAGCGCCGGCCCGGCCGCCGGACCATCCAGTTCGGCCCAGCCGGAGAGCACCACCGCGGCCGGCCCGGCCACGCTGTCCATCACTCCGGCCGCCGGTAAGAAGAACGTGCCGGTGAGCACCGAGATCGGGCTCGAGGTCGGCAACGGCAAGGTCACCTCGGTCAAGCTCACCGACGCCAAGGGCAAGGCGGTGGCCGGCAAGCTGCGCGACGACAACTCGTCCTGGGTGCCGGGCAAGACCCTGGCCACCAAGCAGACCTACACCGCCGAGGTCACCGCGACCGCCGACAACGGCGCCACCACGACCTCGAAGACCACCTTCACCACGATGGGCGCCCCCGGCAGGCGGACCGGCACCGGCCTCTACCTGTTCGACGACCACACCTACGGCGTCGCCATGCCGGTCGTCGTCGAGTTCAGCCCGGGCATCAAGAAGGCCGACCGCGCCGCCGTGCAGAAGCGGATGTTCGTCGAGACCACCCCGGCGCAGCCGGGCACCTGGTCGTGGACGTCGAGCGGCACCGCGGCGTTCTACCGCGCCCCGGAGTACTGGTCGACCGGCACCACGATCAAGGTGCGGATCGCGGTCGGCGGCCTGCCCACGGGCAAGGGCATCTACGGCGACAAGGACCGCTCGGCCACCTCGAAGATCGGGCGCAAGTTCGAGATGAAGGTGGACAACAAGACCAAGAAGATGACGGTCCTGCAGGCCGGCAAGGTGGTCAAGACCATGCCGGTGAGCCTGGGCAAGGCGAGCACCCCGTCCTCCAGCGGCGCGATGGTCGTCATGGAGAAGAAGGCGCAGACCGTCTTCGACACCACCGACACCGACGGCGCGAGCGGCTACCGCACCAACATCCAGTACGCCCAGCGGCTGACCTGGAGTGGGCAGTACATCCACTCGGCGCCGTGGTCGACCGGCGCGCAGGGCCGCACCAACGTGTCCCACGGATGTGTCAACGTGTCGCCGTCGAACGCCCGCTGGCTGTTCGACAAGACGCTGGTCGGCGACCCGGTCACGGTCAAGGGCACCGGCGACAAGCTGGACTACGGCAACGGCTGGACACCATGGGACGTGAGCTGGAAGAAGTTCGCCGAGGGCAGCGCGCTGCCGGTTCCGGCGGACCTCGGCTGA
- a CDS encoding SEC-C metal-binding domain-containing protein: MPSENLLTIDDLDAIAFRSADETDPAPIVAELVAAVEQGRVADDEAAAHAYLLAAEITEQAGDLPAALGWAEKAATAPGEDGLSRACYAELLVKSGREGEGREVFDALRPELLQDPHAAAYVGEALESCGLATLADEWLSETARTLIEDGAFDEDAPGSDDADDFGPVDVLYAVLAERHRIREESLEVPHDELDGLFHEMDSAADAPDLDGQVLLFWPEAELAQVLARWPERADIYGKAWDEHRAGVERTLAGWSATGATHLGLLPASADALLAYASANDLNPSNPETHADYADDLADNVPATEWPPQRNAECWCASGAKYKKCCLPRSRG, translated from the coding sequence GTGCCTTCTGAGAACCTCCTCACCATCGACGACCTCGACGCCATCGCCTTCCGGTCCGCCGACGAGACCGATCCGGCGCCGATCGTCGCCGAGCTGGTCGCCGCCGTCGAGCAGGGCCGGGTCGCCGACGACGAGGCCGCCGCGCATGCCTACCTGCTGGCCGCCGAGATCACCGAGCAGGCCGGCGACCTGCCCGCCGCCCTCGGCTGGGCCGAGAAGGCCGCGACCGCCCCGGGCGAGGACGGGCTGTCCCGCGCCTGCTACGCCGAGCTCCTGGTCAAATCGGGACGCGAGGGGGAGGGGCGCGAGGTCTTCGACGCGCTGCGGCCCGAGCTTCTGCAAGACCCACATGCCGCGGCGTACGTCGGTGAGGCGCTCGAGTCCTGCGGACTGGCCACGCTGGCCGACGAGTGGCTGTCCGAGACCGCCCGCACCCTGATCGAGGACGGCGCGTTCGACGAGGACGCGCCCGGCTCCGACGACGCGGACGACTTCGGCCCGGTCGACGTGCTCTACGCGGTCCTGGCCGAGCGGCACCGGATCCGTGAGGAGTCCCTGGAGGTCCCGCACGACGAGCTGGACGGCCTCTTCCACGAGATGGACTCGGCGGCCGACGCCCCGGACCTGGACGGTCAGGTGCTGCTCTTCTGGCCCGAGGCGGAGCTGGCTCAGGTGCTGGCCCGGTGGCCGGAGCGGGCCGACATCTACGGCAAGGCGTGGGACGAGCACCGCGCCGGTGTGGAGCGCACGCTGGCCGGCTGGTCGGCGACCGGCGCCACCCACCTCGGCCTCCTCCCGGCGTCGGCCGACGCCCTGCTGGCCTATGCAAGCGCGAACGACCTGAACCCGTCGAACCCGGAGACCCACGCCGACTACGCCGACGACCTGGCCGACAACGTCCCGGCCACCGAGTGGCCGCCGCAGCGCAACGCCGAGTGCTGGTGCGCCTCCGGCGCCAAGTACAAGAAGTGCTGCCTCCCGCGGTCCCGCGGCTGA
- a CDS encoding LacI family DNA-binding transcriptional regulator: MTQQDIARMTGVSQATVSLVLNGRSDADVRIAPETRERVLDAIRTTGYVADPIARRLAAQHNRIIGVFTYEPVFPAELGNFYHPFLVGIEECAERIGCDLLLVTSAPVVDGRRRMFHENNRLRLADGCVLLGQWLDPADLARLMDDGLPFVSVGRRDDAGGPVPYVGADYPAATAEQVRRAAGLGHRRIAYVGHGTGPESHADRLRGFTEAAAGAGVDGRHLPIAGRSLDEVLDQLVGERLTCVFAEEFADGVALAERAAVRGLRVPDDLSLVALGDPTRPATTDLAVTGFRIPRREMGVQAVEVLSALLEGVPTVTQRLLTCEPVDGTTLAAAR; the protein is encoded by the coding sequence GTGACTCAGCAGGACATCGCCCGGATGACCGGTGTCAGCCAGGCGACCGTCTCGCTCGTGCTCAACGGCCGCAGCGACGCCGACGTCCGGATCGCCCCGGAGACCCGCGAGCGGGTCCTCGACGCGATCCGCACGACGGGGTACGTCGCCGACCCGATCGCCCGGCGCCTGGCCGCCCAGCACAACCGGATCATCGGCGTGTTCACCTACGAGCCGGTGTTCCCGGCCGAGCTGGGCAACTTCTACCACCCGTTCCTGGTCGGCATCGAGGAGTGCGCCGAGCGGATCGGCTGCGACCTGCTGCTGGTCACCAGCGCGCCGGTGGTGGACGGGCGGCGGCGGATGTTCCACGAGAACAACCGGCTGCGCCTGGCCGACGGGTGTGTCCTGCTCGGGCAGTGGCTCGACCCGGCCGACCTGGCCCGGCTGATGGACGACGGGCTGCCGTTCGTCAGCGTCGGGCGCCGCGACGACGCCGGCGGGCCGGTGCCCTACGTCGGCGCCGACTACCCGGCGGCCACCGCCGAGCAGGTGCGGCGGGCGGCCGGGCTGGGCCACCGCCGGATCGCGTACGTCGGCCACGGCACCGGCCCGGAGTCGCACGCCGACCGCCTGCGCGGCTTCACCGAGGCCGCTGCCGGGGCCGGGGTCGACGGCCGGCACCTGCCGATCGCCGGCCGGTCGCTGGACGAGGTGCTCGACCAGCTCGTCGGCGAGCGGCTCACCTGCGTCTTCGCCGAGGAGTTCGCGGACGGCGTGGCGCTGGCCGAGCGCGCGGCGGTCCGTGGCCTGCGCGTCCCCGACGATCTCTCCCTGGTGGCGCTCGGCGATCCGACCCGGCCCGCCACCACCGACCTCGCCGTGACCGGCTTCCGCATCCCCCGCCGGGAGATGGGTGTGCAGGCCGTCGAGGTGTTGTCCGCCCTTCTGGAAGGAGTTCCCACCGTGACGCAACGGCTGCTGACCTGCGAGCCCGTCGACGGTACGACGCTGGCGGCGGCTCGATGA
- a CDS encoding FAD-dependent oxidoreductase, whose translation MTELRADVLIVGGGLGGVAAALAALRAGRSVLLTEQYAWLGGQLTSQAVPPDEHSWVEQFGVTASYRALRDGIRDYYRAYYPLAGPARAMRYLNPGGGHVSRLCHEPRVAVAVIEALLAPYRSNRLLRVLLGSVPVAAATDGDRVTAVTVRRADGELVTLSAPFVLDATETGELLPLTGTEFVTGFESQAQTGEPSAPAVADPTNMQAFSVCFAVDHVDGEHTIERPAEYAKWRDYQPSFWGGPLLSWQTPNPRTLEISTRSFTPNPDDEPWLVEADQRHNPGDGNLWTFRRIAARRNFTAGAYASDICLVNWPMIDYFETPLIGAADPAAVERAARELSFSVLYWLQTEAPRPDGGTGWRGLRLRGDVTGGADGLAMAPYIRESRRIRAEYTVVEQDLSLAVRGDKGAVSHADAIGVGMYRIDLHPSTGGDHYVDIGSCPFEIPLGALIPQRMENLLPAGKNIGTTHITNGSHRLHPVEWNIGEVAGALAGFCLDRGTSPRAVRNSPALLADFQTRLAADGVELHWPDISGY comes from the coding sequence ATGACCGAGCTGCGGGCCGATGTCCTGATCGTCGGTGGTGGCCTCGGCGGGGTCGCGGCGGCCCTCGCGGCGCTGCGGGCCGGCCGGTCGGTGCTGCTGACCGAGCAGTACGCCTGGCTCGGCGGCCAGTTGACCAGCCAGGCCGTGCCGCCGGACGAGCACAGCTGGGTCGAGCAGTTCGGCGTGACGGCCAGTTACCGGGCGTTGCGGGACGGGATCCGGGACTACTACCGCGCGTACTACCCGCTGGCCGGGCCGGCCCGGGCGATGCGGTACCTGAACCCGGGTGGTGGGCACGTCAGCCGGCTGTGCCACGAGCCGCGGGTCGCGGTCGCGGTGATCGAGGCGCTGCTCGCGCCGTACCGAAGCAATCGTCTTTTAAGGGTTTTGCTCGGTTCTGTGCCGGTGGCCGCGGCGACCGACGGCGATCGGGTCACGGCCGTCACCGTGCGGCGTGCGGACGGCGAGCTGGTGACGCTGTCGGCGCCGTTCGTGCTGGACGCGACCGAGACCGGGGAGCTGCTGCCGCTGACCGGGACCGAGTTCGTGACCGGGTTCGAGTCCCAGGCGCAGACCGGCGAGCCGAGTGCGCCCGCGGTCGCCGATCCGACGAACATGCAGGCGTTCTCGGTCTGTTTCGCGGTCGATCACGTCGACGGCGAGCACACGATCGAGCGCCCGGCGGAGTATGCGAAGTGGCGGGACTACCAGCCGTCGTTCTGGGGCGGGCCGCTGCTGTCCTGGCAGACGCCGAATCCGCGGACGCTGGAGATCTCCACCCGCAGCTTCACGCCGAACCCGGACGACGAGCCGTGGCTGGTCGAGGCCGACCAGCGGCACAACCCCGGCGACGGCAACCTGTGGACGTTCCGGCGGATCGCCGCCCGGCGCAACTTCACCGCGGGCGCCTATGCCAGCGACATCTGCCTGGTGAACTGGCCGATGATCGACTATTTCGAGACACCGCTGATCGGGGCCGCGGATCCCGCCGCGGTGGAGCGGGCCGCCCGCGAGCTCTCCTTCTCGGTGCTGTACTGGCTGCAGACCGAGGCACCGCGGCCGGACGGCGGCACCGGCTGGCGCGGCCTGCGGCTGCGCGGGGACGTCACCGGCGGCGCCGACGGGCTGGCCATGGCGCCGTACATCCGCGAGTCCCGGCGGATCCGCGCCGAGTACACCGTGGTCGAGCAGGACCTGTCGCTGGCCGTCCGCGGCGACAAGGGCGCGGTGTCGCACGCCGACGCGATCGGGGTCGGCATGTACCGGATCGACCTGCACCCGTCCACCGGTGGGGACCACTACGTCGACATCGGCTCCTGCCCGTTCGAGATCCCGCTCGGCGCCCTGATCCCGCAGCGGATGGAGAACCTCCTGCCGGCCGGGAAGAACATCGGCACCACGCACATCACCAACGGCTCGCACCGGCTGCATCCGGTCGAGTGGAACATCGGCGAGGTGGCCGGCGCGCTGGCCGGCTTCTGCCTCGATCGCGGGACGAGCCCACGCGCGGTGCGCAACAGCCCGGCCCTGCTCGCGGACTTCCAGACCCGGCTCGCCGCGGATGGCGTCGAGCTGCATTGGCCCGACATTTCAGGATATTGA
- a CDS encoding ABC transporter substrate-binding protein, with product MKIFATASAVLLLGTLVACGGGESAADGPITLRMTTWTNNEAHVKLFTDIAAEYHTAHPDVTVTFDALPVENYTTAVTTQIAGGNTPDLAWILEGAAPDFVSSGALEPLDDAIDNKSELVASTTALWQRDGKLLAYPFSTSPFGVFVNTDLVKNLPTGDKWTWDSAIAAVAPATAAGKQGLVPRDFDYKDWTNLAPIFDAWGAQAWSADGTTCGFDQQPMIDAMTFIHQAIFEKKAIPGPGVSADFFAGDAAMTITQISRASLLKEAKFMWTLVPLPTGPKGDYAVIGQAGLGVLKKGKHADAAKDFLRFFTSDANSAKLAAYFPPPRQSQLNAETLGKSNPLLKPEQLNDVVIDGISTGVVKPNHRNSAEINQAVRSALDPMWKPDADVKTVLTGVCTAIQPLLAK from the coding sequence ATGAAAATATTCGCCACTGCTTCCGCTGTCCTCCTCCTCGGCACCCTGGTCGCCTGCGGCGGGGGTGAGAGCGCCGCCGACGGCCCGATCACCCTGCGCATGACGACCTGGACCAACAACGAGGCGCACGTCAAGCTGTTCACCGACATCGCCGCCGAGTACCACACCGCGCACCCGGACGTGACCGTCACGTTCGACGCGCTGCCGGTGGAGAACTACACGACCGCCGTCACCACCCAGATCGCCGGCGGCAACACCCCCGACCTGGCCTGGATCCTCGAGGGCGCGGCACCCGACTTCGTCTCCTCCGGGGCGCTGGAGCCGCTGGACGACGCGATCGACAACAAATCCGAGCTGGTCGCGTCGACGACCGCGCTCTGGCAGCGGGACGGCAAGCTGCTCGCCTACCCGTTCTCCACCTCGCCGTTCGGCGTCTTCGTCAACACCGACCTGGTCAAGAACCTGCCGACCGGCGACAAGTGGACCTGGGACAGCGCGATCGCCGCGGTCGCACCGGCCACCGCGGCCGGCAAGCAGGGCCTGGTGCCGCGCGACTTCGACTACAAGGACTGGACCAACCTCGCGCCGATCTTCGACGCGTGGGGTGCCCAGGCCTGGTCGGCCGACGGTACGACCTGCGGCTTCGACCAGCAGCCGATGATCGACGCGATGACCTTCATCCACCAGGCGATCTTCGAGAAGAAGGCGATCCCCGGCCCGGGCGTCTCGGCCGACTTCTTCGCCGGCGACGCCGCGATGACCATCACCCAGATCTCGCGCGCCTCGCTGCTCAAGGAAGCCAAGTTCATGTGGACGCTGGTGCCGCTGCCGACCGGCCCGAAGGGTGATTACGCGGTGATCGGCCAGGCCGGCCTCGGGGTCCTCAAGAAGGGCAAGCACGCCGACGCGGCCAAGGACTTCCTCCGCTTCTTCACCAGCGACGCGAACTCGGCGAAGCTCGCCGCCTACTTCCCGCCGCCGCGGCAGTCACAGCTCAACGCCGAGACCCTGGGCAAGAGCAACCCGCTGCTCAAGCCCGAGCAGCTCAACGACGTGGTGATCGACGGCATCTCGACCGGCGTGGTCAAGCCCAACCACAGGAACAGCGCCGAGATCAACCAGGCGGTCCGCTCGGCCCTGGATCCGATGTGGAAGCCGGACGCCGACGTCAAGACCGTGCTGACCGGGGTCTGCACCGCCATTCAGCCGTTGCTGGCGAAGTGA
- a CDS encoding carbohydrate ABC transporter permease, whose protein sequence is MRPRYWTTRRRDQLTGWLFIAPQLAGTVVFVLIPLVLVVWYSLHEWNVLADSFTFIGADNYRALASDPKLGGVLRASLIFSAGLVVLNLSLALLLAVLLNQRLRGTTFFRVLFFSPVVVSLVAWTIVWRFMLQDNGGVNALLHAVGIAGPNWLRSGGTAMAAVVVVQVIKNVGLNMVLFLAALQGVPRDLYDAARTDGAPAWTTFRRITLPLISPTLLLTAIITVVGSLQVFAQIAVLTEGGPGTSTTVLVYYLYQQAFQFHAFGYGATLGVLLFVIVLALTVLQWQLRRRWVFHEQ, encoded by the coding sequence GTGAGACCTCGCTACTGGACGACCCGCCGTCGCGACCAGCTGACCGGGTGGCTGTTCATCGCCCCGCAGCTGGCCGGGACGGTGGTGTTCGTCCTGATCCCGCTGGTCCTGGTGGTCTGGTACAGCCTGCACGAGTGGAACGTGCTGGCCGACTCGTTCACGTTCATCGGCGCGGACAACTACCGGGCGCTGGCGAGCGATCCGAAGCTCGGCGGCGTGCTGCGGGCCAGCCTGATCTTCTCGGCCGGGCTGGTGGTGCTCAACCTGTCGCTGGCGCTGCTGCTGGCGGTGCTGCTCAACCAGCGGCTGCGCGGCACGACGTTCTTCCGGGTGCTGTTCTTCTCCCCGGTGGTGGTCTCGCTGGTGGCGTGGACGATCGTCTGGCGGTTCATGCTGCAGGACAACGGCGGGGTCAACGCCCTGCTGCACGCGGTCGGCATCGCCGGGCCCAACTGGCTGCGCTCCGGCGGCACGGCGATGGCCGCGGTCGTCGTGGTGCAGGTCATCAAGAACGTCGGGCTCAACATGGTGCTGTTCCTGGCCGCGCTGCAGGGGGTGCCGAGGGACCTCTACGACGCGGCGCGCACCGACGGCGCCCCGGCCTGGACCACGTTCCGGCGCATCACGCTGCCGCTGATCAGCCCGACGCTGCTACTCACCGCGATCATCACGGTGGTCGGCTCGCTGCAGGTCTTCGCGCAGATCGCGGTGCTCACCGAGGGCGGCCCGGGCACCTCGACCACCGTGCTCGTCTACTACCTCTACCAGCAGGCCTTCCAATTCCATGCCTTCGGGTACGGCGCGACGCTCGGCGTGCTGCTCTTCGTCATCGTGCTGGCCCTGACCGTCCTGCAGTGGCAACTGCGCCGGAGGTGGGTCTTCCATGAGCAATAA
- a CDS encoding carbohydrate ABC transporter permease, which translates to MSNKTKIILYGILSVLCVPFVFPTWWMITSALKPNSEIFSASLWPSHPSFAAFHDVFTLQPFARQYFNSAYIALVVTAGTLIFAAMAGYAFARIRFRGQNVLFVVVLTGLLIPSEVTIVPLFRMFNSLGLIDTHWPLILVPIFGAPSVLATFIMRQFFITLPVELEEAGRMDGLGRPGIFARIALPLARPALAAVAIFTFLTSWNLYLEPIVYLSSRDNFTLPQALTQFTDAYQGPLWNVQLSAASLTAIPVLIVFVLAQRQFIEGLAHTGLKG; encoded by the coding sequence ATGAGCAATAAGACCAAGATTATTTTGTACGGAATCCTGAGCGTCCTCTGCGTCCCGTTCGTCTTCCCCACCTGGTGGATGATCACCAGCGCGCTGAAGCCGAACAGCGAGATCTTCTCCGCCTCGCTCTGGCCGAGCCACCCGTCGTTCGCGGCGTTCCACGACGTGTTCACCCTGCAGCCGTTCGCCCGGCAGTACTTCAACAGCGCGTACATCGCCCTGGTGGTCACCGCCGGAACCCTGATCTTCGCCGCGATGGCCGGCTACGCCTTCGCCCGGATCCGGTTCCGCGGCCAGAACGTGCTGTTCGTGGTGGTCCTCACCGGCCTGCTGATCCCGAGCGAGGTGACGATCGTCCCGCTGTTCCGGATGTTCAACAGCCTCGGCCTGATCGACACGCACTGGCCGCTCATCCTGGTCCCGATCTTCGGGGCGCCGAGCGTGCTCGCGACGTTCATCATGCGGCAGTTCTTCATCACGCTGCCGGTCGAGCTGGAGGAGGCGGGCCGGATGGACGGCCTCGGCCGGCCCGGGATCTTCGCCCGGATCGCCCTGCCGCTGGCCCGGCCGGCCCTCGCCGCGGTCGCCATCTTCACGTTCCTGACCAGCTGGAACCTCTACCTGGAGCCGATCGTCTACCTGTCCTCGCGGGACAACTTCACGCTGCCCCAGGCGCTGACCCAGTTCACCGACGCGTACCAGGGACCGCTCTGGAACGTCCAGCTCTCCGCGGCGTCGCTGACCGCCATCCCGGTCCTGATCGTCTTCGTGCTCGCGCAGCGCCAGTTCATCGAAGGGCTCGCCCACACCGGATTGAAAGGCTGA